ACGCGGCGCGGTTGGCGGTGCCCGACGGCGCGCGGCTGGTCGTGCGCACCCAGGCCCACGACTACTCCTACGGCCCCGACCCCGGCGAGGAACCGCTGGTGGAGAGCGTGCCGATGGTGCAGAGCGGCACGGTGACGATCGCCGCGCCGAGCGGCCCGGTGCGCACCCAGCAGATCCAGGTCGCGGGCCTGGTGCTGCTGCTCGTGGTGCTCTCCGCGGGCACCGGCATGATCGTGGCGTCGGTGACCGCGCGGCGCCTGTCCGACCCGCTCCGCCACGTCGCCGCCCGCGCGGCGCGGCTCGGCGCGGGCGACTTCCGGGCCGACCCGCGGCGCCACCAGGTGCCCGAGCTGGACCGGGTCGCGGACGCCCTGGACGCCTCCGGCGCCGCGCTGTCGCAGCTGGTCCAGCGGGAGCGGGAGCTGGTCGGCGACGTGTCGCACCAGCTGCGCAGCCGCCTCACCGCGCTGCACCTGCGGCTGGAAGCGCTCGCGGCCGTCGACGACCCGGAGGTGGCGGAGGAGGCGGGCGCCGCGCTGGAGCAGGCCGAACGCCTCTCCGGGGTCCTCGACGACCTGCTCGCCGCGGCCACCGCGGCCCGTGCGCGCGACGCCGCCCCCCTGGACATCTCGGCGTTGCTGACCGACGTGGCCGCCGAGTGGCGGGAACCGCTCAAGGCGGCGGGCCGGGCCCTGCGGGTGCGGGTGGAGCCGGAGCTGCTGGCCCGGGTCACGCCCACCCGGTTGCGCGAGACGATCGGCGTCCTGCTGGACAACGCGCTCCGGCACGGCGAGGGGACCGTGACCCTCGCGGCGCGGCAGAGCGGCGGCACCGTCGTGGTGGAGGTCAGCGACGCGGGCCCGGGTGTCCCGGACGAACTGGTGCCCTACGTGTTCGAGCGCGGTTTCTCCGGTCACGGCTCCACCGGCGTCGGCCTGGCGCTGGCCCGCGCCCTGGTGGAGGCCGACGGCGGCCGCCTCGAGCTCAGCCAGGCCCGGCCGGCGATGTTCGAGGTCTTCCTGCCGGTGGCCCGAGCGGACGACGTCCTCGGACTGCCCTGGAAACCGGAACCGACCCCGCGCTAGAGGCGTCAGCCGACGGGCTCGCGGTCGCGCTCCGGTGCGGGCTGCTGCGCGTGGTCGGTGGGGAACACCCACTTGCGGAACGCCCACCAGCGGAACGCCATGCCCAAAAGCAGGCCCACGACCTGCGCCGCGGTGAAGTCGGCGATCTCCTCCACGATCCGGCTGGTGTACGGGGTCTGCAGGTGCAGCAGGTACCGCGAGACCCACAGCGGTGCCGAGTACAGCCCGACCCCGATGGCGCTGATCGCGAAGTACAGCGTCGCCTCGGAGTGCCGCTGCCGCCCGCCCCGGGTGCGGAACGACCACTCCCGGTTGAGCACGTAGGACACCAGCGTCGCCACCAGCACCGCGATGATCTTCGACGTCACGGGCTTGTGCGACAGCACGCTGAGCTTGAGCGCGTAGAAGACCCCGGTGTCGATGAAGAACGTGATCGCGCCGACGGTGCCGAACTTCAGCAGCTCACGATGCCGGATCGCGAGTTCCCGGTACCGCTGCGGGATGCGCGCGAGCACCGAATCGACGACGGACACGGTGCCGAGTCTACGTAGGTGCGTCGCCCGAGCGCCGTGTGCGTCACGAACGTGAGGTCGGGTTCACCTGGGCTGCGGTCCCCCGTGTGGGCGCGCCGAGCTCGACGACGGCGGTGCGCTGGTGCTCGGCGGTGCCGAGCTGGTGGGCGGCGCGCTGCTGGTGGGCGGTGCCGTCGTGCTCGGCGGTGCGGTCGTCGTGGTCGGTGGTGCCGTCGTCGTGGTCGGCGCGCTGGTCGTGGGTGGCGCGCTCGTGCTCGGCGGTGCCGTGGTGGACGGCGGCGCGGGCGGCGTCGTGGTGACCGACGTCGGCCCGGGCGTCGTGCTCGGCGGCACCGTGGTGGGCGTCGGCGGCACCGTCGGCTCGGTGGTCGTGGTCGTCGGCACCGGCCACGGCCACCAGCAGTGCGGCGGACGCGCCGGGCCCTCGGCGGCGCCCGGCGGCCGGTGGTCCCACCCCGGCGGCCACCACGGCCACCACGGGCACTCCGGCGGGAACCACAGCCGCAGCGACACCAGCTCCTCATCGGTCGCCGCGCCGAGCCGGGCCGTCACCGGGACCGTCAGGTCCCGGGACAGCAGGTCGTCGAGCGGCCGGGACGCGTCCGCGGTCAGCCACAGCGAGCTGACCAGCGCGCCACCGGGCCGCAGCTCCGCGGCGCACCGCACCCGCCGCTGCTCGACCGCGCACCGCTGCGGCAGGGCCGTCACCTGCACGCCCTCCGGCAGCTCGGCGACGGTCTCGGCGAGCCCGCTGCTGGTCCCGGTGTTGCGGACCAGCAGGGTGATCCTGCTCTGCGTCCACGGCGCGTGCGACCAGCCCCAGGCCCGCAGGTCGACCTCGTCCACCGGGTCCGGCGGCCGGACCTCGACCGGCACCGCGTCCAGGTGCAGCTCGACCTCCGCACCGGCGGAGATGGTCGCGGTGATCGCCCCGCCGGCGGAGGCGCTGTCGGCGCGCACCCGGAAGTCGAAGGTGAACGCCTCGCCGGGCCGCAACCCGCGGTCGGTGGTGCACGAGACGGTGCTCGACCGGCTCTGGCAGCTCACCGCGGGCGAGCCGGGCGGCTGGGCGAGCACCAGCGACCTGCTCTGCGGGGCGGTCGGCGCGGGCTCGTCGGACATCGTGCCGGGCAGCTGCGCGGTGACGCCCTCCGGCAGGTCCAGCGTCGTGGTGACCGGGGCGGACTCGCCCGCACCGCTGTTGCTCACCGTGATCGGCAGCGCGGCCGGGTCCCCACCGGCGACCAGCTGCAACGGCTCACCGGGGCCGGCGACGTTGAGCACCGGCGTCGCCGCGGGCGGTTCCGGTGCGGGAGGTTCCGGCGCCGGGTTCGACGTCCGCGGCGGCTGCTGGGGCGCTGGGGGCTGCGGAGCTGGGGGCTGGGGCGCTGGGGACTGGGGTGCCGGCGGCTGCGCGACGGCCGGGGGCGGAGCGGACGCGACCGGCACGGGCTGCTCGGTCCCGGACGTCACGGCGATGGCGACCGCCGCGGCCAGCACCGCGGTCGCCGCCCCGGCGGTGACCGCCTGGCGCGGTCCGGAGCTCGCGGCACCGGCCGCCCCGGAGGCGCTGCCTGCGGCGACCGCCCCGGCGGCTGCCCCGCCGGAGGACGACGCGGCCAGGTAGCCGGTGGCGGCCGTCCCCAGCACCAGCGGCGCGATGATGCTCCGGAGCGCCCCGTTGACGTCGGCGAGCTCGGCGGCCAGCGCCCGGCACCGGTCGCACCCGTCGAGGTGCGCCTCGACCTGGGCGGTCTCCCGCTTGGACAGGCCGTTGCGGGTCCACGCGCCGAGCCGGTCCACCGTCGCCCGGCACTGCTGGTCCTCGGTGTCCAGCTGCCCGAGGTGCACCTGCAGGTACGCCTGCCGCAGGCCCTCCCGCGCGCGGTAGGCCAGCGCGGACACCCCGTTCGGCGTCAACCCGAGCAGCGGCGCGACCTGCGCGGGGGTCTGCCCCTCCACCTCGACGTGCCAGAGCACGGTCTGCCAGCGCTCGGGCAACCGGGCGAACGCCTGCGCGGCGAGCGTGCGCTCCAGCCCGGCGACCGCGGTGTCGGTGAACGGCACGCTGACGTCCGCGCCGGAGGCCTCTGCCACGTCGTCGGCGAGCTGCACCTTGCGCTCCCGGCGGGTGCGGTCGTAGGCGACGTGCCGCAGCGCGGTGAGCAGGTACGCGCGGAAGGCCGTGGTCGGGCCGCGCCCGTCGCGCAGCGCGTCGAGCACCTTGGCGAACGCCTCGGAGACCAGGTCATCGGCCTCGGCGGCGGACCTGGCGACCTGCCGGGCCATGGTGTAGGCGGCCCCGACGTGGCGTTCGTAGAGCTCCGCGTAGGCGGCGGACGAGCCGTTGCGGACCTCCTCCAGGAGCTCCCCGTCGCTGGGGCCCTGGACCTCCGCCGGGATCGCCGACACGCCGCACCTTCCTCGTCACGGGAGACACCGGATCTGCTGCCCTAGGGAGTCACGGCCGTGTCGACCATGACGCCGTTCGCCCGATTGTGATCGACATCCCACGACCGGCGCCATCCTGGCCACCGTCATGGGCGACTCGTTGCTCCGTCCCGATGACGAGGGGAACCGGAGGAGGGGTGTGACGATGCGGGAGTGGTCGCTCGACCGTGGTGCGGTGCACGCACAGGGCCGCGAACGGGCCCTGCGGTCTCGCTGGCGGACCGCCAGCCTCGCCGCGGGGTGGCCGTTCCCGAGCGATTGGGCGTCGGAGGCGGTGGACGCGGTGTGCGCGGCGGTCGTCGCCGAGGAAGACCTCGCGCACCCGCTGGCCGAGCTCGGCGCGGCGCGGGCGGAGGCCGGCGTGGGCCTGGCCGGCACGCTGCAGGACCTGGCGGCGTTGCACGCGGTCGCGACCGGCACGCACGACGGGCTGGTGTCGGCCGACCCGGACGCGGTGCCCACGGCGCTGGTGCGCCCCACCGCGCTGGGCTGGGCGGACGTGGTCGCGCGGCTGTCCGCCGGGCACGAGGTCGAGGACCCGCTGACCGGGCTGACCACGGCCGGCTACCTGCGCACCCGGCTGCACGAGGTGTACCGGGAGGCCGAGTCCGGGGGCAGGCCGGCGGGAGAGGACTTCACCCTGCTCGCGGTCTCGCTGGACGCCCCGGCGGACGGGTACCCGCGGATGATGGCCATGGTGCTGGTCGCGGACGTGCTGCGGACGGTGTTCGACGCGGGCGAGACCGCGTCCCTGCTGCGGTCGGCCACCGCTGCGGTGCTCACCCGGCGCGCCCCGCAGCTGCCGGCCCGCTGCCTGCGCGCCCGCCGCATGGTGGAGCGCCGGTTGGCGGCGGACACCGCGCTGCGCGCCTGCCGGGAGGCCCGCTTCGAACAGGTGCCGCTGCCGCCCGACCACCGCGCGGCGTGCGACCTGCTCGCGTCGCTGTGAGGCGCGCTCGAGGACGCCGGGGCCTGTGACCCGCATCGCGTTGGGCGGTCCCGGCGCAGGTGTGCGGCCCGCACCGCCTTACGCTGGCCGCGTGGACCACCGGAGCGGAACCCCAGTCGTCGGCATGGTCGGTGGCGGCCAGCTGGCGAGGATGACCCACCAGGCCGCGATCCCGCTGGGGCAGTCGCTGAAGGTGCTGGCGACCTCCGAGGACGACTCCGCAGCGCTCGTCGCGGCGAACGTGGAGATCGGCCACCACACCGACCTCGAGGCGCTGAAGCGCTTCGCCGAGGGCTGCGACGTGGTCACCTTCGACCACGAGCACGTCCCGGGCGAGCACCTGCGGGCCCTGGCCGCCGCCGGGGTGTCGGTGCAGCCCGGACCGGACGCGCTGCTGCACGCCCAGGACAAGCTCGTGATGCGCCGCAAGCTCGCCGAGCTCGACCTGCCGGTGCCGCCGTTCGCCGAGGTCACCGAGGTCGCCGACGTGCTCAAGTTCGGCGCCGAGCACGGGTGGCCGTGCGTGCTCAAGACCGCCCGCGGCGGGTACGACGGTCGCGGCGTGTGGACGCTCGACACCCCGGACGGCGCCGAGCGGACCGTCACCGAACTGCTGGAGAGCGGGGCGCCGCTGCTGGTCGAGCAGCGCGTGCCGCTGCGCCGCGAGCTCGCCGCGCTGGTCGCGCGCTCGCCGTTCGGGCAGGGCGCGGTCTGGCCGCTGGTCGAGACGGTGCAGCGGGACGGCATCTGCGTGGAGGTCCTGGCCCCGGCACCGGACGCCTCCGAGGGGCTCGTCGAGCAGGCCCAGCAGATCGCGCTGCGGATCGCCGAGTCCCTCGGCGTCACCGGCGTGCTCGCGGTCGAGCTGTTCGAGACCGACGACGGCCTGGTGGTCAACGAGCTGGCGATGCGCCCGCACAACTCCGGGCACTGGACGATCGAGGGCGCGCGGACCTCGCAGTTCGAGCAGCACCTGCGCGCGGTCCTGGACTACCCGCTGGGCACCACCGAGCTGACCGCGCCCGCGGTGGTCATGGCCAACCTGCTCGGCTCGCCGACCGAGCTGAAGATGAGCGTGGACGAGCGGCTGCACCACCTGTTCGCGCGGTTCCCGCACGCGAAGGTGCACCTGTACGGCAAGAGCGAACGGCCGGGTCGCAAGATCGGGCACGTCACCGTCCTCGGCGACCGCGTGGACGAGGTGCGGGAGCAGGCCCGGTTGGCGGCGCACTGGTTGTCGCGCGCCGAGTGGCCGGACGGCTACGAGATCCACTGACGGGAGAGAGGTCCGAGCGTGGCAGGCGAGAACCCGCTGGTCGGCGTGATCATGGGCAGCGACTCCGACTGGCCGGTGATGCAGGCGGCCGGGGACGCGCTCACCGAGTTCGACGTGCCCTACGAGGTGGGCGTCTACTCGGCGCACCGCACCCCGCAGCGGATGCTGGACTACGCCGCGGCCGCCGCCGACCGCGGCATCCGCGTGATCATCGCCGGGGCGGGCGGGGCCGCGCACCTGCCGGGCATGGTCGCCTCGGCGACGGTGCTGCCGGTGATCGGCGTCCCGGTTCCGCTCAAGCACCTCGACGGGATGGACTCGCTGCTGTCGATCGTGCAGATGCCGGCCGGTGTCCCGGTGGCCACGGTGTCGGTCGGGGGCGCGCGCAACGCGGGGCTGCTCGCGGTGCGGGTGCTCGCCGCCGACTCCGGTGAGCTCGGCGCTCGCCTGCGCGCGGACATGGCGACGTTCCAGGCGGACCTGGCGAGCATGGTGCTCGACAAGGACGCCGCCCTCCAGGAGAAGGCCGCGCGCTCCTGACCCACTCGTGCGGACGGACCCCGGGCTGGGGCCGGAGAACCCGGCTCCACCTGGGGTTCTCGCGTTGAGAGGGGGGTGGTGTTGATGGGGTGTTCGGGGGTCTGTAAAGTATTCCCCGTCAGCGCGACACGGGCCGGAGAGATCCGGAACGGGCCTGACAGCGGGGTTGCGAACCAAGCTCCTGCCTGTGGGTGGTAGAGTGGGCGCCCCGATCGGGAAACCGGGAAAGTTCCTCGTGGGTCGTGGTGCTCGCGGGTGGCTGGCTCGATTTCCCTCCCTCGAGATCTTTGAAATGATGCGCTTGCGCGTGTCGGAACTGAACAGGGTGCCGGTTCTTCGGTTCCGATCAGGGGGTGACCCCCCTGGAAGGGTGAAGATGAGGGCCTGTTAGAGTTCCAGACATCGCGAGAGCGGTAGAGGGAAATGCTCCCCGGAGCTTCACGGCGTTGGTTTGTCGTGGGTGATGGTGTGGGTGTGTTCTTTGAGAACTCAACAGCGGACTGTTTTGGTTAGTGTTCTTTGAATGCCCCTGGCCATGACTGTTGTGGTTGTGGTTGGTGGTTTCTTTGGGTATCACGCTCCGAGCCTTGTGGGTTTGTTGAGTGTGACGCTGGGATTGTTTCCAAGCATTGTTGGAGAGTTTGATCCTGGCTCAGGACGAACGCTGGCGGCGTGCTTAACACATGCAAGTCGAACGCTGAAGCGGTGCTTGCACCGTGGATGAGTGGCGAACGGGTGAGTAACACGTGGGTAATCTGCCCTGCACTCTGGGATAAGCCCTGGAAACGGGGTCTAATACCGGATATGACATCGTGCCGCATGGTGTGGTGTGGAAAGCTCCGGCGGTGCAGGATGAGCCCGCGGCCTATCAGCTTGTTGGTGGGGTGATGGCCTACCAAGGCGACGACGGGTAGCCGGCCTGAGAGGGTGACCGGCCACACTGGGACTGAGACACGGCCCAGACTCCTACGGGAGGCAGCAGTGGGGAATCTTGCGCAATGGGCGAAAGCCTGACGCAGCAACGCCGCGTGGGGGATGACGGCCTTCGGGTTGTAAACCTCTTTCGACACCGACGAAGCCATCTTCGGGTGGTGACGGTAGGTGTAGAAGAAGCACCGGCTAACTACGTGCCAGCAGCCGCGGTAATACGTAGGGTGCGAGCGTTGTCCGGATTTATTGGGCGTAAAGAGCTCGTAGGCGGTTTGTCGCGTCTATCGTGAAAACCGGGAGCTTAACTCCTGGCTTGCGGTGGATACGGGCAGACTTGAGTTCGGTAGGGGAGACTGGAATTCCTGGTGTAGCGGTGAAATGCGCAGATATCAGGAGGAACACCGGTGGCGAAGGCGGGTCTCTGGGCCGATACTGACGCTGAGGAGCGAAAGCGTGGGGAGCGAACAGGATTAGATACCCTGGTAGTCCACGCCGTAAACGTTGGGCGCTAGGTGTGGGGATGGGTTCCACTGTTTCCGTGCCGTAGCTAACGCATTAAGCGCCCCGCCTGGGGAGTACGGCCGCAAGGCTAAAACTCAAAGGAATTGACGGGGGCCCGCACAAGCGGCGGAGCATGTGGATTAATTCGATGCAACGCGAAGAACCTTACCTGGGTTTGACATGCACTGGATCGCCCCTGAGAGGGGGTTTCCCTTGTGGCTGGTGCACAGGTGGTGCATGGCTGTCGTCAGCTCGTGTCGTGAGATGTTGGGTTAAGTCCCGCAACGAGCGCAACCCTTGCCCTATGTTGCCAGCGGGTGATGCCGGGGACTCGTAGGGGACTGCCGGGGTCAACTCGGAGGAAGGTGGGGATGACGTCAAGTCATCATGCCCCTTATGCCCAGGGCTTCACACATGCTACAATGGCCGGTACAGAGGGCTGCGAGATCGTGAGGTTGAGCGAATCCCTTAAAGCCGGTCTCAGTTCGGATCGGGGTCTGCAACTCGACCCCGTGAAGTCGGAGTCGCTAGTAATCGCAGATCAGCATTGCTGCGGTGAATACGTTCCCGGGCCTTGTACACACCGCCCGTCACGTCATGAAAGTCGGTAACACCCGAAGCCCATGGCCCAACCGGTTTTCCGGGGGGAGTGGTCGAAGGTGGGACTGGCGATTGGGACGAAGTCGTAACAAGGTAGCCGTACCGGAAGGTGCGGCTGGATCACCTCCTTTCTAAGGAGCACAACACCCTGGCCCTTCATTTTTGTTGTGGGGTGGGGAGTGTTCACGGTGTAGGAGACGGGTGTTCTTCTGCCGTGGCGCTCGATGGTTTGTGGAACACACTAACGTGGTGAGGCAGTCCGCTGTTGGGTTTTGAGGGAATACGCCTTGTGGGGTGTGTTTGCCTGGTTGTTGTTTGAGAACTGTATAGTGGGTGCGAGCATCTTTGTGTTTCAAGTTGTGTAGGGCACATGGTGGATGCCTGGGCACCAGGGGCCGATGAAGGACGTGGGAGGCCGCGATAGTCCTCGGGGAGTTGTCAACCGAGCTGTGATCCGAGGGTGTCCGAATGGGGTAACCCAGCCCGAGTGATGTCGGGTTACCAGCGCCTGAATGTATAGGGTGTTGGGGGGAACGCGGGGAAGTGAAACATCTTAGTACCCGTAGGAAGAGAAAACACTGGTGATTCCGTGAGTAGTGGCGAGCGAAAGCGGAGGAGGCTAAACCGTGCGCGTGGGATACCTGGTAGGGGTTGCGTGTGCGGGGTTGTGGGGCACTGCTGGGTGGGTCTACCAGCCCGCCAGCACTGTTGCTGCGTGTTAGTCGAACAGGTTGGGATGCCTGACCGGAGTGGGTGAGAGTCCCGTAGGCGAAAATGCGTGGTGGGTGTGTGGTGGTGTTCCCGAGTAGCAGCGTTTCCGTGGAGGGCGCTGTGAATCTGGCGGGACCACTCGCTAAGCCTAAATACTTCCTGGTGACCGATAGTGGATGAGTACCGTGAGGGAATGGTGAAAAGTACCCCGGGAGGGGAGTGAAAGAGTTCCTGAAACCGTGTGCCTGCAATCCGTCAGAGCCTTTTGTGGGTGATGGCGTGCCTTTTGAAGAATGAGCCTGCGAGTTACTGCTGCGTGGCGAGGTTAACCTGTTGTGGGGTAGCCGGAGCGAAAGCGAGTCTGAAGAGGGCGTTGAGTCGCGTGGTGTAGACCCGAAGCGGGGTGATCTACCCATGGCCAGGGTGAAGCGCGGGTAAGACCGTGTGGAGGCCCGAACCCACCAGGGTTGAAAACCTGGGGGATGAGTTGTGGGTAGGGGTGAAAGGCCAATCAAACTCCGTGATAGCTGGTTCTCCCCGAAATGCATTTAGGTGCAGCGTCACGTTTTCTGCTTGGGTGGGGTAGAGCACTGGTTGGTTGATGGGCCTTCGCGGGTTACTGAGATCAGCCAAACTCCGAATACGCTTGAGTTTGAGCGTGGCAGTGAGACGGTGGGGGAGAAGCTTCATCGTCGAGAGGGAAACAGCCCAGAGCATCGGCTAAGGCCCCTAAGTGTGCGCTTAGTGGGAAAGGATGTGGGATCGCTGAGACAACCAGGAGGTTGGCTTAGAAGCAGCCATCCTTGAAAGAGTGCGTAATAGCTCACTGGTCAAGTGGTCCTGCGCCGACAATGTAGCGGGGCTGAAGCGTACCGCCGAAGCCATGCCAAGAGCACTGTTTGGTGTTGTTGGGTAGGGGAGCGTCCTGCATGCGGTGAAGCCATGGTGTGAACCGGTGGTGGAGTGTGTGGGAGTGAGAATGCAGGCATGAGTAGCGAGTGAAGAGTGAGAATCTCTTCCGCCGGATGACCAAGGGTTCCTGGGGAAGGTTCGTCCGCCCAGGGTGAGTCGGGGCCTAAGGCGAGGCCGACAGGCGTAGTCGATGGATAACGGGTTGATATTCCCGTACCCGTGCGCATGCGTCCATAACGAATCCCTTGAGACTAACCATCCGCTTGGTTGCTGATTCTTCGGATGATGTTTCCGGGTGCATGGGACCTGATGGGGTAGTAGTTAAGTGATGGGGTGACGCAGGAGGGTAGCTCTGCCAGTGAGTGGTTGTACTGGTGTAAGCCTGTAGCCCGGTGTGTAGGGAAATCCGCATGCCGTGTGGGTGAGGGGTGATGCGTAGCCGTTGTGGTGAAGTGAGTGATCCCATGCTGCCGAGAAAAGCCTCTAGCGAGTGTGTGCACGGCCCGTACCCGAAACCGACACAGGTGGTCAGGTAGAGAATACCGAGGCGGTCGGGTGAACTGTGGTTAAGGAATTCGGCAAATTGCCCCCGTAACTTTGGGAGAAGGGGGGCCACTGCTGGTGATCCCACGTGCTGGGGGAGCTGGTGGTGGTCGCAGAGGCCAGGGAGAAGCGACTGTTTACTAAAAACACAGGTCCATGCGAAGCTGTAAGGCGATGTATATGGACTGACGCCTGCCCGGTGCTGGAACGTTAAGAGGACCCGTGAACCCCTTTTGGGGTGTAGCGGAGAATTTAAGCGCCAGTAAACGGCGGTGGTAACTATAACCATCCTAAGGTAGCGAAATTCCTTGTCGGGTAAGTTCCGACCTGCACGAATGGCGTAACGACTTCTCCGCTGTCTCGACCACAGGCCCGGTGAAATTGCAGTACGAGTAAAGATGCTCGTTTCGCGCGGCAGGACGGAAAGACCCCGGGACCTTTACTACAGCTTGGTATTGGTGTTTGGTTCGGCTTGTGTAGGATAGGTGGGAGACTGTGAAGCTCTGACGCTAGTTGGGGTGGAGTCGTTGGTGAAATACCACTCTGGTCGTTCTGGGCATCTAACTCGGGTCCGTGATCCGGATCGGGGACAGTGCCTGGTGGGTAGTTTAACTGGGGCGGTTGCCTCCTAAAGGGTAACGGAGGCGCCCAAAGGTTCCCTCAGCCTGGTTGGCAATCAGGTGTTGAGTGTAAGTGTATAAGGGAGCTTGACTGTGAGACTGACGGGTCGAGCAGGTGCGAAAGCAGGGACTAGTGATCCGGCACTGGCTGGTGGAAGCGGTGTCGCTCAACGGATAAAAGGTACCCCGGGGATAACAGGCTGATCTTGCCCAAGAGTCCATATCGACGGCATGGTTTGGCACCTCGATGTCGGCTCGTCGCATCCTGGGGCTGGAGTTGGTCCCAAGGGTTGGGCTGTTCGCCCATTAAAGCGGCACGCGAGCTGGGTTTAGAACGTCGTGAGACAGTTCGGTCCCTATCCGCCGCGCGCGTAGGAGACTTGCGGAAGGCTGTCCCTAGTACGAGAGGACCGGGATGGACGAACCTCTGGTGTGCCAGTCGTTCTGCCAAGGGCGTGGCTGGTTGGCTATGTTCGGGAGGGATAACCGCTGAAAGCATCTAAGCGGGAAGCCTGTTCCTAGATGAGGTCTCCCACCCTGTGATAGGGGTAAGGCCCCCAAGAGATGATTGGGTTGACAGGCCAGAGATGGAAGCACAGTAATGTGTGGAGTTGACTGGTGCTGATAGGCCGAGGACTTGTTACATGAAGATGTTGCGCACTCACTATACGGTGTCTGGGACAGCAACCAGGTGCCCTGTTTGATAACCGAACATGGTTTGTTGTTGGTGACCCTGAGGTTTCCCCACACGGGTGTGGGGTGTGAGGGTTGTCGGTGGCGATAGCGGGGAGGGTCCGCCCGGTCCCATTCCGAACCCGGTAGCTAAGCTCCCCAGCGCTGATGGTACTGCACTCGGTAGGGTGTGGGAGAGTAAGACACCGCCGACACACAACATGAGTGGGGGTGGCCCTGAAACCTTCTTCGGAAGGCTTCAGGGCCACCCCCCTTTTTCTTTTTTGTGCCTGCTTCCGCAGCACTCCGGATGAACAGCTCCGTCCAGAACTGTCCACCCGTCCACACGGCGTCGCCGGTGCGGTGGCGGTGGTCAGCCGAGTTGGTTGACCATGACCGCTTCGTGGGCGCTGCCGAGGGCGCCCTCGGTGTCGTAGAGGCGGGCGTTGGCGACCCCGATTCCGGTGGGGTGGACGTCCCGGTCGATCTCCATGCCGAGCCACTCGCCCACGAACGGCCGGTGCAGGTAGAGCGTGATGTCGGTGTTGATCCACGGACCGAAGATCGGCCCGATCGGGCTCGCCGCGCTGATGCAGTCCACCAGGACCGCCAGGTGGGCCAGCGGGCTCATCTCCTCGCCCTCGACCAGCGGCACCGGCATCCGCATCCACACCTTGCTGGTGCCGGTGGACCGCTGGTCCTCCAGCCAGCGCACCGCGACCACGTCGTGGACTCCCCAGCGCAGGCCGAGCTCCGGCGGCAGCAGGTGCCCGTCCGGCACGCCGTCCGGACCGGGGAAGGGTGTCGGCACCTCGGGGACCTCGCCGTCCACGTCGCTGCGCCGCAGCAGCTGAGCGGTGGCGCGGGCCGAGGGCTTCCCGTCGACGGTGAGGACGGCCTCGCTCACCTGGAGCCGCTTGCCGGTGCGCAGCGGCTGGGCGGTGACGGACAGCGGTGCGGCCGGCACCGGTCGCACCAGGTCCACGGTGAGCCGGGCGATGAACAGGTCCGGGTCGTCGGTG
This region of Saccharopolyspora hordei genomic DNA includes:
- a CDS encoding HAMP domain-containing histidine kinase; translation: MRRRILQSTLLAVAVTAVVLGLPLGFSALKLVQDITVNDLSTRAQQIATLLDEQIAAQRPVDLNAARLAVPDGARLVVRTQAHDYSYGPDPGEEPLVESVPMVQSGTVTIAAPSGPVRTQQIQVAGLVLLLVVLSAGTGMIVASVTARRLSDPLRHVAARAARLGAGDFRADPRRHQVPELDRVADALDASGAALSQLVQRERELVGDVSHQLRSRLTALHLRLEALAAVDDPEVAEEAGAALEQAERLSGVLDDLLAAATAARARDAAPLDISALLTDVAAEWREPLKAAGRALRVRVEPELLARVTPTRLRETIGVLLDNALRHGEGTVTLAARQSGGTVVVEVSDAGPGVPDELVPYVFERGFSGHGSTGVGLALARALVEADGGRLELSQARPAMFEVFLPVARADDVLGLPWKPEPTPR
- a CDS encoding GtrA family protein, which encodes MSVVDSVLARIPQRYRELAIRHRELLKFGTVGAITFFIDTGVFYALKLSVLSHKPVTSKIIAVLVATLVSYVLNREWSFRTRGGRQRHSEATLYFAISAIGVGLYSAPLWVSRYLLHLQTPYTSRIVEEIADFTAAQVVGLLLGMAFRWWAFRKWVFPTDHAQQPAPERDREPVG
- a CDS encoding sigma-70 family RNA polymerase sigma factor, encoding MSAIPAEVQGPSDGELLEEVRNGSSAAYAELYERHVGAAYTMARQVARSAAEADDLVSEAFAKVLDALRDGRGPTTAFRAYLLTALRHVAYDRTRRERKVQLADDVAEASGADVSVPFTDTAVAGLERTLAAQAFARLPERWQTVLWHVEVEGQTPAQVAPLLGLTPNGVSALAYRAREGLRQAYLQVHLGQLDTEDQQCRATVDRLGAWTRNGLSKRETAQVEAHLDGCDRCRALAAELADVNGALRSIIAPLVLGTAATGYLAASSSGGAAAGAVAAGSASGAAGAASSGPRQAVTAGAATAVLAAAVAIAVTSGTEQPVPVASAPPPAVAQPPAPQSPAPQPPAPQPPAPQQPPRTSNPAPEPPAPEPPAATPVLNVAGPGEPLQLVAGGDPAALPITVSNSGAGESAPVTTTLDLPEGVTAQLPGTMSDEPAPTAPQSRSLVLAQPPGSPAVSCQSRSSTVSCTTDRGLRPGEAFTFDFRVRADSASAGGAITATISAGAEVELHLDAVPVEVRPPDPVDEVDLRAWGWSHAPWTQSRITLLVRNTGTSSGLAETVAELPEGVQVTALPQRCAVEQRRVRCAAELRPGGALVSSLWLTADASRPLDDLLSRDLTVPVTARLGAATDEELVSLRLWFPPECPWWPWWPPGWDHRPPGAAEGPARPPHCWWPWPVPTTTTTEPTVPPTPTTVPPSTTPGPTSVTTTPPAPPSTTAPPSTSAPPTTSAPTTTTAPPTTTTAPPSTTAPPTSSAPPTSSAPPSTSAPPSSSSARPHGGPQPR
- a CDS encoding 5-(carboxyamino)imidazole ribonucleotide synthase, which produces MDHRSGTPVVGMVGGGQLARMTHQAAIPLGQSLKVLATSEDDSAALVAANVEIGHHTDLEALKRFAEGCDVVTFDHEHVPGEHLRALAAAGVSVQPGPDALLHAQDKLVMRRKLAELDLPVPPFAEVTEVADVLKFGAEHGWPCVLKTARGGYDGRGVWTLDTPDGAERTVTELLESGAPLLVEQRVPLRRELAALVARSPFGQGAVWPLVETVQRDGICVEVLAPAPDASEGLVEQAQQIALRIAESLGVTGVLAVELFETDDGLVVNELAMRPHNSGHWTIEGARTSQFEQHLRAVLDYPLGTTELTAPAVVMANLLGSPTELKMSVDERLHHLFARFPHAKVHLYGKSERPGRKIGHVTVLGDRVDEVREQARLAAHWLSRAEWPDGYEIH
- the purE gene encoding 5-(carboxyamino)imidazole ribonucleotide mutase — protein: MGSDSDWPVMQAAGDALTEFDVPYEVGVYSAHRTPQRMLDYAAAAADRGIRVIIAGAGGAAHLPGMVASATVLPVIGVPVPLKHLDGMDSLLSIVQMPAGVPVATVSVGGARNAGLLAVRVLAADSGELGARLRADMATFQADLASMVLDKDAALQEKAARS
- a CDS encoding thioesterase family protein; the protein is MRDIQALFTRDGETLVPDEAACSPWGELVGGGPVAGLLARAVEATTDDPDLFIARLTVDLVRPVPAAPLSVTAQPLRTGKRLQVSEAVLTVDGKPSARATAQLLRRSDVDGEVPEVPTPFPGPDGVPDGHLLPPELGLRWGVHDVVAVRWLEDQRSTGTSKVWMRMPVPLVEGEEMSPLAHLAVLVDCISAASPIGPIFGPWINTDITLYLHRPFVGEWLGMEIDRDVHPTGIGVANARLYDTEGALGSAHEAVMVNQLG